Proteins encoded in a region of the Macaca mulatta isolate MMU2019108-1 chromosome X, T2T-MMU8v2.0, whole genome shotgun sequence genome:
- the LOC697062 gene encoding ferritin heavy polypeptide-like 17, with protein MVVLRGLRRGRHSRCRCRCPLRDPRDHTALPRLLPAPALPALGPLSQVRQNYHPSCEVAVNINVNLELYASYVYLSMAFYFDRDDVALESFSCYFLRQWHEKREHAQELMRLQNLRGGRICLSDIRKPERQGWEGGLKAMECAFDLEKKVNKSLLELHQLAKQNGDPQLRDFLENHFLNQQAKTIKELGGYLSNLRKMVAPPAAGLAEYLFDKLSLGCSEKDT; from the coding sequence ATGGTGGTGCTCCGAGGCCTCCGCCGTGGCCGCCACAGCCGATGCCGATGCCGCTGCCCGCTCCGGGACCCTCGCGACCACACCGCTTTACCCCGCCTGCTCCCCGCGCCCGCGCTGCCTGCCCTGGGCCCGCTGTCGCAGGTGCGCCAGAACTACCACCCCAGCTGCGAGGTCGCCGTCAACATCAACGTCAATCTGGAGCTCTACGCCTCCTATGTGTACCTATCCATGGCCTTCTACTTCGACCGGGACGACGTGGCCCTGGAGAGCTTCAGCTGCTATTTCCTGCGCCAGTGGCACGAGAAGAGGGAGCACGCCCAGGAGCTGATGAGGCTGCAGAACCTGCGCGGTGGCCGCATCTGCCTTAGCGACATCAGGAAGCCAGAGCGCCAAGGTTGGGAGGGCGGGCTCAAGGCCATGGAGTGTGCCTTCGACCTGGAGAAGAAAGTCAACAAGAGTCTCCTGGAGCTGCACCAGCTGGCCAAGCAGAACGGCGACCCCCAGCTCCGCGACTTCCTGGAGAACCACTTCCTGAACCAGCAGGCCAAGACCATCAAAGAGCTGGGTGGCTACCTGAGCAACCTGCGCAAGATGGTGGCCCCCCCGGCAGCAGGCCTGGCAGAGTACCTCTTTGACAAGCTCAGCCTGGGCTGCAGCGAGAAagacacttga